The Haladaptatus cibarius D43 genome window below encodes:
- a CDS encoding helix-turn-helix transcriptional regulator, with amino-acid sequence MEKPQPFIEYVLRSGARTDVLLAIADGSDSTQSLLNRNLASESAVYNALTELENRGLIYVPKRKRWSVTGTGSVVADLIDQQRETERILHADVEYWRNHDVSVLPRPFRSCLADLADGEIVRATDTQPSRAIREVEKRLESATDASVIAPIFNERYSTAFLNDCDNPRLVLGKDVLADLLSDTNVDENDEENLQTRVADTAFALTVTDDCLLFSLPLLDGAYDARTEFIAESERARRWGTELFEYVWEDAESADAYAESLETNVR; translated from the coding sequence ATGGAAAAACCACAGCCCTTCATCGAGTATGTGCTTCGTTCAGGAGCGCGTACCGACGTACTGCTGGCCATCGCCGACGGCAGTGATTCGACGCAATCACTGTTGAATCGAAATCTGGCCAGCGAGTCAGCAGTGTACAATGCCCTGACCGAGTTGGAAAATCGCGGTTTGATTTACGTTCCGAAACGAAAACGCTGGTCGGTGACCGGCACCGGGTCGGTCGTCGCCGACCTCATCGACCAACAACGGGAAACCGAGCGCATTCTCCATGCCGATGTCGAATACTGGCGGAACCACGATGTCTCAGTCCTCCCTCGCCCGTTTCGCTCCTGTCTCGCCGACCTCGCTGACGGTGAAATCGTCCGTGCGACCGACACACAGCCCTCGCGGGCGATACGGGAAGTCGAAAAACGACTCGAATCGGCGACTGACGCGTCGGTTATCGCCCCAATTTTCAACGAACGATACTCGACGGCGTTTCTCAACGACTGTGACAACCCTCGACTCGTGTTGGGGAAGGACGTTCTCGCAGATCTGCTCTCGGATACAAACGTTGACGAAAACGACGAAGAGAATCTCCAAACCCGCGTTGCAGACACAGCGTTCGCGCTAACTGTGACGGACGACTGTCTCCTGTTTTCTCTGCCACTGCTGGACGGGGCGTATGACGCGCGAACGGAATTTATCGCGGAATCGGAGCGTGCGCGTCGCTGGGGGACGGAACTGTTCGAGTACGTGTGGGAGGACGCCGAATCGGCCGACGCCTACGCGGAATCGCTGGAGACGAACGTCAGGTAG
- a CDS encoding ferritin-like domain-containing protein gives MTSDDVTELLRKAYSDEIETVMNYLTNSVVLEGVSAEEVRESLEEDIQEELGHAEMIGQRLKQLDERPPASYDFEARQESLQPPEDSTDVLSVIEGVLEAEEDAIDTYRSIISAAEDEDDPVTEDLGVTILADEEAHRTEFRGFKREYDK, from the coding sequence ATGACAAGCGACGACGTTACCGAACTTCTGCGGAAAGCGTACAGCGACGAAATCGAAACCGTGATGAACTATCTGACCAACTCGGTCGTTCTCGAGGGAGTCAGCGCGGAAGAGGTCAGAGAGAGCCTCGAAGAAGACATTCAGGAGGAACTCGGCCACGCAGAGATGATTGGCCAGCGACTCAAACAGTTGGACGAACGGCCACCCGCATCTTACGACTTCGAGGCGCGTCAGGAGAGCCTGCAACCGCCCGAAGACAGCACGGACGTACTGTCGGTTATCGAAGGTGTACTGGAGGCCGAAGAGGACGCTATCGACACGTATCGGTCCATCATATCAGCTGCAGAGGATGAAGATGACCCAGTGACCGAAGACCTCGGTGTGACCATTCTCGCCGACGAGGAAGCCCACAGGACGGAGTTCCGTGGATTCAAACGCGAGTACGACAAATAA
- a CDS encoding DUF7503 family protein — MAEHDITSYLEENPQMIGVLFTIMVLLSQAGSVAGAYAVGTSGP; from the coding sequence ATGGCAGAACACGACATCACCTCGTACCTCGAAGAGAATCCCCAAATGATTGGCGTGCTGTTCACCATCATGGTCTTGCTCTCGCAGGCCGGAAGCGTGGCGGGCGCTTACGCAGTCGGAACCAGCGGCCCGTAA
- a CDS encoding VOC family protein — translation MLSGLRWLALEVKHLDRAREFYETSLDLSVRAANEREVVFDAGEHALVLRRPDGVPRGGVHTHYAFSTPKPRYDDWYDRLSRDFDLVEHDFGSARSLYFYDPDGNCVEIGSTDEDGDPITGIFEIVLEVEDLPAAEQFYTDLGFETYNRGTDRKRVRMGGPFDLELWEPHLGIADARGGVHVDIGFEVDDPVAVTTEVEDRSCGVETVESGVRLRDPDGHYLTFVSSDSA, via the coding sequence ATGCTCTCGGGTCTTCGCTGGCTTGCGCTGGAAGTAAAACATCTCGACCGTGCGCGGGAGTTCTACGAAACGTCGCTCGACCTCTCGGTTCGGGCGGCGAACGAACGTGAAGTCGTCTTCGACGCCGGAGAACACGCGCTCGTCCTCCGCAGACCGGACGGCGTTCCTCGGGGCGGCGTGCACACCCACTACGCGTTCTCGACGCCGAAACCTCGATACGACGACTGGTACGACCGACTCTCCCGGGATTTCGACCTCGTGGAACACGATTTCGGGTCGGCACGCTCGCTTTACTTTTACGACCCGGACGGGAACTGCGTCGAAATCGGGAGCACGGACGAGGATGGCGACCCGATAACCGGCATCTTCGAAATCGTTCTCGAAGTCGAAGATCTCCCGGCGGCAGAGCAGTTCTACACCGACCTCGGATTCGAAACGTACAATCGCGGCACCGACCGAAAACGGGTTCGGATGGGCGGCCCCTTCGACCTCGAACTGTGGGAACCGCATCTCGGTATCGCGGACGCGAGGGGCGGCGTCCACGTCGATATTGGATTCGAGGTTGACGACCCGGTGGCGGTAACGACCGAAGTCGAAGACCGTTCCTGCGGGGTCGAAACGGTCGAATCCGGCGTTCGACTCCGTGACCCCGACGGCCACTACCTGACGTTCGTCTCCAGCGATTCCGCGTAG
- a CDS encoding DUF5779 family protein produces MSNSGFDLDLRTAEKEIDFAEGERVMLGVLDGTTPVAERIAAIEHGNVLVLAIDGDLNELAADLAPAVKQCNGNLMHFRKFLIISPSDVEIDTSEL; encoded by the coding sequence ATGAGCAATTCGGGTTTCGACCTCGACCTGAGAACGGCCGAGAAGGAGATCGATTTCGCCGAGGGGGAACGGGTTATGCTGGGCGTCCTCGACGGAACCACTCCCGTTGCGGAGCGAATAGCGGCCATCGAACACGGGAACGTGCTGGTTCTCGCAATTGACGGCGACTTGAACGAACTCGCCGCAGATCTCGCACCGGCAGTGAAACAATGCAACGGGAATTTGATGCACTTCAGAAAGTTCCTCATTATTTCGCCATCGGACGTCGAGATAGATACGAGCGAACTCTGA